A single Streptomyces sannanensis DNA region contains:
- a CDS encoding cyclic nucleotide-binding domain-containing protein, whose amino-acid sequence MTTHSPTRMAAVLSTEYRSRLMAIAREVNFEEGTRIFEEGRPADRFWIVRTGTVTLDMPLPGRRPAVIESLGFGELVGWSWLFPPYLWQLGAEAMTPVRAYEFEAQTVRMMMDADPAFGSAVGQWVGRILAHRLQAARVRLLDLYAPHGSSGLRR is encoded by the coding sequence ATGACCACCCACTCCCCCACCCGTATGGCGGCCGTGCTGTCGACCGAGTACCGCAGTCGGTTGATGGCGATCGCCCGCGAGGTCAATTTCGAAGAAGGAACGCGGATCTTCGAGGAAGGCCGACCCGCCGACCGCTTCTGGATCGTGCGTACAGGCACCGTCACCCTCGACATGCCGCTTCCGGGACGGCGTCCCGCGGTGATCGAGAGCCTCGGATTCGGCGAGCTCGTCGGCTGGTCCTGGCTGTTCCCGCCCTACCTGTGGCAGCTGGGGGCCGAGGCGATGACACCGGTCCGGGCCTATGAGTTCGAAGCACAGACGGTGCGGATGATGATGGACGCGGACCCGGCATTCGGCTCGGCGGTCGGGCAGTGGGTGGGGCGGATCCTCGCCCACCGGCTGCAGGCGGCCCGTGTCCGGCTGCTGGATCTCTACGCCCCGCACGGCAGCAGTGGTCTGCGCCGATGA
- a CDS encoding hydrogenase maturation protein has product MRILLISSAFNSLTQRVYAELGDRGHRVAVELALEEGSFGQAVYRHRPDLVIAPMLRTAIPEEVWSAHTCLIVHPGPVGDRGPSSLDRAITDGEQRWGVTVLQASGVMDAGDVWAFAECVLPPAGKSDVYRSEVSDAALTAVLLAVERFASGSFVPRPQSSGRSRPYLAQPERRIDWAADDTSTVLCKLRAADSQPGVLDDLLGGEWFLHGGHPEDDLRGLPGELVATRTGAVCRGTVDGAVWIPELRPRRRPGGPATFKLPAVQALGSRLPDVPEVPVPLRLPDGRRTWSDVRYREEGSVGLLQFSFPGGAMSTDHCRRLLSAYRFACSRPTGVLVLGGTRDFFSNGIHLNVIEAAADPAAESWANINAMDDLVEAVLRTTDRITVSALGGNASAGGVMLALAADEVWCREGVVLNPHYRLMGLYGSEFWTYSLPRRVGARQAARLLERALPVSAAAAERMGLIDRVVPAGPSEFAGEILRLAARLAALPALASRIADKKAASAAVQLVAHRERELARMRRNFFDPDEPYHALRSAFVRKVEPTGTPGHLLASGGPDLTSSRA; this is encoded by the coding sequence GTGCGCATCCTGCTGATCTCGAGTGCCTTCAACAGTCTCACTCAGCGGGTGTACGCGGAGCTCGGCGATCGCGGACATCGAGTGGCGGTCGAACTGGCGCTGGAGGAGGGCTCGTTCGGACAGGCGGTCTACCGCCACAGGCCGGATCTGGTGATCGCGCCGATGCTGAGGACGGCGATCCCCGAGGAGGTGTGGTCGGCCCACACCTGCCTGATCGTGCATCCGGGCCCGGTGGGCGACCGCGGCCCGTCCTCGCTCGACCGGGCCATCACCGACGGCGAGCAGCGCTGGGGAGTGACGGTACTTCAGGCATCAGGAGTGATGGACGCCGGCGATGTCTGGGCCTTCGCGGAGTGCGTGCTGCCACCGGCCGGGAAGAGCGACGTCTACCGCAGCGAGGTGTCGGATGCCGCCCTGACCGCCGTACTGCTGGCCGTTGAACGCTTCGCGTCCGGCTCCTTCGTCCCGCGTCCGCAGTCGTCGGGGCGGAGCCGGCCCTATCTGGCGCAGCCGGAGCGGCGGATCGACTGGGCTGCGGACGACACCTCCACGGTGCTGTGCAAGCTGCGTGCGGCCGATTCGCAGCCGGGCGTGCTCGACGACCTTCTCGGCGGCGAGTGGTTCCTGCACGGCGGTCACCCGGAGGACGATCTGCGCGGGCTGCCCGGCGAGCTGGTGGCGACGAGGACGGGGGCCGTCTGCCGCGGCACGGTCGACGGTGCCGTGTGGATTCCGGAGCTGCGGCCGCGGCGTCGACCGGGCGGCCCCGCGACCTTCAAGCTGCCGGCCGTGCAGGCGCTCGGGAGCCGCCTCCCCGATGTGCCCGAGGTGCCGGTTCCCCTGCGGCTGCCGGACGGGCGGCGTACCTGGAGCGACGTCCGGTACCGGGAGGAGGGCTCGGTCGGCCTGCTCCAGTTCTCCTTCCCGGGCGGTGCGATGAGCACGGATCATTGCCGGCGCCTGTTGTCGGCGTACCGGTTCGCCTGCTCACGTCCCACCGGTGTCCTGGTGCTGGGAGGCACGCGGGACTTCTTCTCCAACGGCATCCATCTGAACGTGATCGAGGCCGCCGCGGACCCGGCCGCCGAGTCCTGGGCGAACATCAACGCCATGGACGACCTGGTGGAGGCGGTGCTCCGCACCACCGACCGGATCACCGTCTCCGCACTCGGCGGCAACGCGTCCGCGGGCGGGGTGATGCTGGCCCTGGCGGCGGACGAGGTGTGGTGCAGAGAGGGCGTGGTGCTCAATCCGCACTACCGGCTGATGGGGCTGTACGGGTCGGAGTTCTGGACGTACTCGCTGCCCCGGCGGGTCGGCGCACGGCAGGCGGCTCGACTGCTGGAAAGGGCCCTGCCGGTGAGCGCCGCCGCCGCCGAGCGGATGGGGCTGATCGACAGGGTCGTACCGGCCGGGCCGTCCGAGTTCGCCGGTGAGATCCTCCGGCTGGCCGCCCGGCTCGCGGCACTGCCCGCACTGGCATCACGGATCGCGGACAAGAAGGCGGCGTCGGCGGCCGTACAACTCGTCGCCCATCGAGAACGGGAACTCGCCCGGATGCGGCGGAATTTCTTCGATCCCGACGAGCCGTACCATGCGCTGCGATCGGCGTTCGTACGCAAGGTCGAGCCGACCGGGACCCCGGGCCACCTTCTCGCCTCCGGCGGCCCGGACCTCACATCCTCGCGAGCCTGA
- a CDS encoding hydrogenase maturation protease has protein sequence MTEQLSGTTRTVSVGGVLLGRGSRVTVRPRQSADILDLALDGRTAQVTSVEEDYDGRVLVAVALEGDPGRELGTGAQIGHRFYFTPEELEPLAASAATARPKVLVAGIGNVFLGDDAFGPEVAAALLRRPQPDEVHVTDFGIRGMDLAYALTDGYDAAVLIDAAPRGGAPGTLYVIEPDVPDDAAPEAHGMDPVRVLALARRLGGEPPRTLVIGCEPGAVPTGDSPDLTAGLSESVRPAVDSAVALVEETVAELIDELRQKENTP, from the coding sequence ATGACCGAGCAGCTCTCCGGAACGACCCGGACCGTGTCCGTGGGCGGAGTCCTGCTGGGGCGCGGAAGCCGTGTCACGGTACGTCCCCGGCAGAGTGCCGACATCCTGGACCTGGCCCTCGACGGGCGGACCGCCCAGGTCACGTCGGTGGAGGAGGACTACGACGGCCGTGTGCTCGTGGCCGTCGCCCTCGAGGGCGACCCGGGCAGGGAACTCGGCACCGGCGCCCAGATCGGCCACCGTTTCTACTTCACTCCCGAGGAGCTGGAGCCCCTCGCGGCCTCGGCCGCCACGGCCCGGCCGAAAGTGCTCGTCGCCGGTATCGGCAATGTCTTCCTCGGCGACGACGCCTTCGGCCCGGAAGTCGCCGCTGCCTTGCTGCGCAGGCCCCAGCCCGACGAGGTGCATGTGACCGACTTCGGGATCCGCGGGATGGACCTGGCCTATGCGCTCACCGACGGCTACGACGCCGCCGTGCTGATCGACGCCGCACCGCGCGGCGGGGCGCCCGGCACGCTGTACGTCATCGAACCGGACGTCCCGGACGATGCCGCCCCCGAGGCCCATGGCATGGACCCGGTCCGGGTGCTTGCCCTCGCCCGCCGCCTCGGCGGCGAGCCGCCGCGCACCCTGGTCATCGGCTGCGAACCCGGAGCCGTACCCACCGGCGACAGCCCCGATCTGACCGCGGGCCTCAGCGAGTCCGTCCGGCCGGCGGTCGACAGTGCCGTGGCGCTGGTCGAGGAGACCGTGGCGGAACTGATCGACGAACTCCGTCAGAAGGAGAACACGCCATGA